In the genome of Corythoichthys intestinalis isolate RoL2023-P3 chromosome 19, ASM3026506v1, whole genome shotgun sequence, one region contains:
- the bub1 gene encoding mitotic checkpoint serine/threonine-protein kinase BUB1, with protein sequence MEMDVESCLKAFESSFTSYAGDDPLDVWIRFVEYLDQSLPPGGDGMSTVLERLVQNFLGAERYANDVRFVRLCIICATYYSEPEALLQYVFSKGVGTRTAALYVSWAQHLERKAMREEADAVYLKAMENRAEPVQNLMQEYRQFQARNGSREMPSGGGMGRQPGECDPRPAGAPAIPSQIAAELPANGVFYVSTISRSEVRPVPRDEPERELISMYSKHELQCSESELCFEEVRARMYFLKRKEKREAEERLQLERAVREDREAVARLRRQLDLMDRTLQMSIPMGQPVGCDAFMQEEEQADDPDASRGSVPDNSRDSMSCAHVTPSRVPPSPTVNTREALDVIMGMFQAPTLSGDAFGDRSALFVPGEPPDRDDHSAPPASFASTEPFTIYQDDVSVTNSRTSRAAEAGALSARCDGRLAACPEDTADFATAAHCVSTPFAQRTAYHVAASGTCVDGDENTFVRRLQKLSPILEQSPPDEKLPACGAAQESVTAPQPAALSFGERTQGATTAEEPFAILEDTPREPVLADPWNDELISRFLSEMSPPLSSHPQYISWRCCLPNIAPKMTVSMGNASLRVDRILGQGAFATVYQASDPTGSDKLVLKVQKPANPWEFYINAQLDRRLGPHVRHLFGRVHSAHVFTDGSVLLAELHGYGTLLNTVNLYKNLGDKVMPQPLVMYFTVCILRMLEELHAARVIHADIKPDNFMLGQRFAENDDLDPENLEHGLVLVDFGQSLDMTLFPEGAAFTAKCLTSGFQCPQMLSGKPWNYQTDMFGVAATAHVLLFGMYMQLAEEDGMWMPRASFRRNPHADTWRHFFRTLLNVDACHPAPEMLADLRRRLTDVLRRDYSGKMASLKSRLLVLLLESSKAGRR encoded by the exons AGCCTTTGAGAGCAGCTTCACCTCCTACGCCGGAGACGACCCGCTGGACGTCTGGATTAG GTTCGTGGAGTACTTGGATCAGAGTTTACCTCCCGGCGGCGACGGAATGTCGACGGTGCTGGAGAGACTGGTTCAGAACTTTCTGGGGGCGGAGCGATATGCCAACGACGTTCGTTTTGTCCGCCTCTGCATCATATGC GCCACTTACTATTCGGAGCCCGAGGCCTTGCTCCAGTACGTGTTTAGCAAAGGCGTGGGCACCAGGACGGCGGCTCTCTACGTATCCTGGGCGCAACACTTGGAGCGCAAAGCCATGAGGGAGGAAGCCGATGCAGTTTACCTCAAAGCCATGGAGAACCGAGCAGAGCCTGTCCAAAACCTCATGCAGGAGTACAG gcagtttcAGGCCAGAAACGGAAGCCGAGAGATGCCGTCGGGAGGTG GAATGGGCAGGCAGCCCGGCGAGTGCGACCCACGACCGGCAGGCGCGCCCGCCATTCCCTCGCAG ATCGCGGCGGAACTTCCGGCCAATGGCGTCTTTTACGTCAGCAC AATTTCACGCTCCGAAGTGCGGCCTGTGCCCCGTGACGAGCCCGAGCGCGAATTGATATCCATGTACTCCAAGCACGAGCTGCAGTGCTCGGAAAGCGAGCTCTGCTTTGAAGAAGTGCGCGCCAGGATGTACTTTTTGAAGAGGAAAGAGAAGCGGGAGGCCGAGGAACGGCTCCAAC TGGAGCGCGCGGTAAGGGAGGACAGGGAGGCAGTGGCCAGGCTGCGCCGCCAACTGGACCTCATGGACAGGACGCTGCAG ATGTCGATTCCTATGGGACAGCCCGTTGGCTGCGACGCCTTCATGCAAGAAGAAGAGCAAGCGGACGACCCGGATG CGTCACGGGGAAGCGTGCCGGACAATTCTCGGGATTCGATGAGCTGCGCGCACGTCACGCCGTCGCGCGTACCGCCTTCGCCCACCGTCAACACACGCGAAGCGCTAG ATGTGATCATGGGAATGTTCCAAGCGCCCACCCTGAGTGGGGACGCCTTCGGAGACAGGTCGGCACTCTTTGTACCTGGAGAGCCGCCGGACCGTGATGACC ACAGCGCCCCGCCTGCCAGCTTCGCCTCCACGGAGCCGTTTACCATTTACCAGGATGATGTCAG CGTCACTAATTCCCGCACGAGCAGAGCGGCAGAAGCAGGAGCCCTGTCGGCGCGGTGCGACGGCCGGCTGGCGGCGTGTCCCGAAGACACGGCCGACTTTGCCACGGCGGCGCACTGCGTGTCCACGCCCTTTGCGCAAAGAACCGCTTACCACGTCGCAG CGAGCGGGACGTGCGTAGACGGGGACGAAAACACCTTCGTCAGACGTTTGCAGAAGCTCAG TCCCATCTTGGAGCAGAGCCCGCCCGATGAAAAGCTTCCCGCCTGCGGGGCGGCGCAAGAGTCCGTCACCGCCCCGCAACCGGCCGCCTTGTCCTTCGGGGAACGGACGCAGGGAGCCACCACCGCCGAAGAGCCTTTCGCCATCCTGGAGGACACCCCGCGGGAACCCGTTCTGGCCGACCCTTGGAACGACGAGCTCATCTCCCGCTTCCTGTCCGAGATGAGCCCGCCCCTCAGCTCGCACCCGCAATACATCAGCTGGCGGTGCTGCCTCCCCAACATCGCCCCTAAGATGACAGTCAGCATGG GAAACGCATCTTTGCGAGTGGACCGCATTCTTGGCCAGGGGGCTTTCGCCACAGTCTACCAGGCTAGCGACCCCACCGGCTCCGACAAGTTGGTGCTCAAG GTGCAGAAGCCGGCCAATCCGTGGGAGTTTTACATCAATGCGCAGCTGGACCGTCGCCTGGGACCGCACGTCCGTCACCTGTTTGGCCGCGTCCACTCTGCTCACGTCTTCACCGACGGCAGCGTCCTGCTGGCCGAGCTGCACGGCTACGGCACCCTGCTG AACACGGTCAACCTTTACAAAAATCTGGGCGACAAAGTCATGCCTCAGCCTCTGGTCATGTACTTCACCGTCTGTATCCTGCGAATGCTGGAAGAACTTCACGCCGCGCGCGTAATCCACGCCGACATCAAGCCGGACAACTTTATGTTGGGACAGAG GTTCGCCGAGAACGACGACTTAGATCCAGAGAACTTGGAACACGGCCTGGTCCTGGTGGACTTCGGCCAAAGCCTCGACATGACTCTTTTCCCGGAAGGCGCGGCCTTCACCGCCAAGTGCTTGACGTCCGGCTTCCAGTGCCCCCAGATGCTCAGCGGGAAGCCCTGGAACTACCAG acggatatgtttggcgtagcgGCGACAGCTCACGTCCTGCTCTTCGGAATGTACATGCAGCTGGCGGAGGAGGACGGAATGTGGATGCCCCGCGCCAGCTTTCGAAG GAACCCTCACGCCGACACGTGGCGGCACTTTTTCCGGACCTTGCTGAACGTGGACGCCTGCCACCCGGCGCCTGAGATGCTGGCCGACCTGCGCCGTCGTCTGACCGACGTCTTGCGGCGGGACTACTCCGGAAAGATGGCCTCACTCAAGAGCCGCCTACTGGTCCTCCTGTTGGAGAGCTCCAAGGCAGGCCGACGGTGA